One window from the genome of Thalassospira xiamenensis M-5 = DSM 17429 encodes:
- a CDS encoding PqiC family protein, whose protein sequence is MKPKTTATIRKRLIAGVFLASLGFLFACSTPVQERYYLLSPDDVAAPSGATRTAVMGVGPITIPSHLDRSQIVTRSSDNRLVINQFDRWAEPLDENIQRVLIENLDHRLSPQRIETFPWNSRDGVVWQIVVDLGQFERQLDGSVQIVARWKIVNFNSGATAVSERFTDSVVPKDTTTEATVAAMSDLLGRLSDSIARSYR, encoded by the coding sequence ATGAAACCGAAAACAACGGCGACAATTCGCAAGCGGCTGATCGCGGGGGTGTTCTTGGCATCGCTTGGCTTCCTGTTCGCGTGCAGCACACCGGTTCAGGAACGTTATTATCTGTTATCCCCCGACGATGTTGCAGCCCCGTCGGGGGCCACCCGAACGGCGGTGATGGGGGTGGGACCGATAACCATCCCAAGCCATCTTGATCGCAGCCAGATTGTGACGCGCAGTAGTGACAACCGGCTGGTGATCAACCAGTTTGATCGCTGGGCCGAGCCGCTGGATGAAAACATTCAGCGGGTGTTGATCGAAAACCTTGACCATCGGTTGAGCCCGCAGCGGATCGAGACATTCCCGTGGAACTCGCGCGACGGGGTTGTCTGGCAGATCGTGGTCGATCTGGGACAGTTCGAACGTCAGCTGGACGGTTCGGTGCAGATCGTAGCGCGCTGGAAAATTGTCAATTTCAATTCGGGTGCAACCGCCGTATCCGAACGGTTTACCGATTCCGTGGTTCCCAAGGATACAACAACCGAGGCAACTGTCGCTGCCATGAGCGACCTTTTGGGGCGGCTTAGTGATTCTATTGCCCGGTCTTACAGGTAA
- a CDS encoding GlxA family transcriptional regulator, with the protein MPERITNTTSIRMIACFAFDDVMSLDVVGPLQVFASANAELERQGRERGYEVLVIADAAGPVPTSGGFRLYADLDWRELELQATDTVLIAGGDGVNRVRERRDILDWLVQVEMCVPRLGSVCSGALILAEAGLLDGRLATTHWSRCDEMRKCFPKVDVIEDRLYSYDAQGLDGDPHIFTSAGVTAGIDLALALVEADHGRVIALAVARRLVMFLKRPGGQAQFSAYLTPAIGTTAQLVGLLEWIPANLDGDLSLEVLANRAGMSARTFSRVFTRDLGMTPARYVERVRVEAARALLQDDGMTVTRVARLCGFGHPETLRRAFQRHLSVSPQEYADRFGRRPVTVPV; encoded by the coding sequence ATGCCAGAGCGCATTACCAACACCACAAGCATCAGAATGATTGCCTGTTTTGCCTTTGACGATGTCATGAGTCTTGATGTTGTCGGGCCCTTACAGGTTTTTGCATCCGCCAATGCCGAACTGGAGCGGCAGGGGCGTGAACGCGGCTATGAGGTGCTGGTGATTGCCGATGCGGCAGGGCCTGTGCCGACATCGGGCGGTTTCAGGCTGTATGCCGATCTGGATTGGCGGGAGTTGGAGCTGCAAGCGACCGATACGGTGCTGATTGCGGGGGGCGATGGTGTCAATCGGGTGCGCGAGCGGCGGGATATACTGGATTGGCTGGTGCAGGTCGAAATGTGCGTGCCAAGGCTTGGTTCGGTTTGTTCCGGAGCGTTGATCCTTGCCGAGGCAGGATTGCTGGACGGGCGTCTGGCAACCACGCATTGGTCGCGATGTGATGAGATGCGCAAATGTTTCCCCAAGGTCGATGTGATCGAAGATCGTTTGTACAGTTATGATGCGCAGGGCCTGGATGGTGATCCACATATCTTTACCTCAGCCGGGGTGACGGCGGGTATTGATCTGGCGCTAGCACTGGTGGAGGCGGATCACGGGCGGGTAATTGCCCTTGCCGTAGCACGACGTCTGGTGATGTTCTTAAAACGGCCGGGCGGGCAGGCACAGTTTTCTGCCTATCTGACACCCGCCATCGGAACCACGGCACAGCTTGTCGGATTGCTGGAATGGATACCGGCCAATCTGGATGGTGATCTGTCGCTGGAAGTTCTGGCAAATCGTGCGGGAATGTCGGCACGGACATTTTCACGGGTATTCACCCGTGATCTGGGCATGACACCGGCACGTTATGTTGAACGGGTGCGGGTCGAAGCCGCGCGCGCCCTTTTGCAGGATGATGGCATGACGGTGACGCGTGTGGCGCGGCTTTGCGGTTTTGGCCATCCGGAAACCCTGCGCCGGGCCTTTCAACGCCATTTATCTGTCAGTCCGCAGGAATATGCTGATCGTTTCGGACGAAGGCCGGTGACCGTTCCGGTTTAG
- a CDS encoding MFS transporter, protein MLLLTNGSVRLLFIAQALYWSCSLIGITLTSLIGIDLAPMAELATLPLALLVVGNLVCVHPLSMIMQHYGRRTGLFLGAASGVVGGAVVAGGVYQTEFLLVCLGTFLIGGYQASAMYYRYAALEAVRDDQKGRAAALVVGGGVLAALIAPEIASYTRNMVAIPFAGSYLALAGLATIAALIMLMLRDGGVPAKTRTGGAVMLELLRRPRLRGAIAISAAGHGIMILVMTATPLAMKFCGFDVDTAANVIRWHIIGMFLPAFAAGPMIDRFGARLMAMVGALALVFSVAFAVSGISFSAFLISSFLLGIGWNLMLLAGTTLLGEGHDASERGHAQSLMELGNSITGTVASLVAGALIAGAGWNIINFGVLPVLLVAIFLMWAGGRKPVTQGA, encoded by the coding sequence ATGCTGTTACTGACCAATGGATCAGTGCGTCTGCTATTTATTGCCCAGGCGCTTTACTGGTCCTGTTCGCTTATCGGGATAACCCTGACATCACTGATTGGAATTGATCTGGCACCGATGGCGGAACTGGCGACCCTGCCATTGGCCTTGCTGGTTGTGGGCAATCTGGTTTGTGTGCATCCGCTGTCGATGATCATGCAGCATTATGGCAGGCGCACGGGATTGTTTCTGGGAGCGGCGAGCGGCGTGGTTGGCGGTGCTGTCGTGGCGGGTGGTGTGTATCAGACGGAATTTTTGCTGGTGTGTCTGGGCACGTTTTTGATTGGCGGATATCAGGCATCGGCAATGTATTACCGTTATGCCGCCCTTGAGGCGGTCCGCGATGATCAGAAAGGTCGTGCGGCGGCACTTGTGGTTGGTGGCGGTGTTCTGGCTGCGCTGATCGCGCCGGAAATTGCCAGCTATACGCGTAACATGGTCGCGATTCCATTTGCCGGATCGTATCTGGCATTGGCCGGGTTGGCGACCATCGCAGCCCTGATCATGTTGATGTTGCGTGATGGCGGGGTTCCTGCAAAAACGCGCACAGGTGGTGCGGTCATGCTGGAACTGTTGCGCCGTCCAAGGTTGCGCGGGGCGATTGCCATCAGTGCCGCGGGGCATGGCATCATGATCCTTGTGATGACGGCAACACCGCTTGCCATGAAGTTTTGCGGGTTTGATGTCGATACGGCGGCGAATGTCATTCGCTGGCACATTATCGGCATGTTTTTACCGGCCTTTGCCGCCGGCCCGATGATTGACCGGTTTGGCGCGCGTTTGATGGCGATGGTCGGCGCGCTGGCGCTGGTGTTCAGTGTGGCCTTTGCCGTGTCGGGGATCAGTTTTTCGGCGTTTCTCATCAGTTCGTTTTTGCTTGGGATCGGTTGGAACCTGATGCTTCTGGCGGGGACGACTCTTTTGGGCGAGGGGCATGACGCATCGGAACGCGGCCATGCGCAAAGCCTGATGGAGCTTGGCAACAGCATTACCGGAACCGTGGCATCGCTGGTGGCAGGTGCGCTGATTGCAGGGGCAGGGTGGAACATCATCAATTTCGGTGTTTTGCCGGTGCTTCTGGTTGCCATTTTCCTGATGTGGGCGGGGGGGCGCAAACCGGTGACGCAAGGCGCATGA
- a CDS encoding Lrp/AsnC ligand binding domain-containing protein: MHPFFIFVKCDLGKAYDVATALVEEIEGVSEVYSISGPFELLVKVYIEDGQDIGRYVNEKIHLLPHIKDTQTIITFNAFT, from the coding sequence ATGCATCCCTTTTTCATTTTCGTGAAATGCGATCTGGGCAAAGCCTATGACGTTGCCACAGCACTGGTCGAGGAAATCGAAGGGGTCTCGGAAGTCTATTCGATCTCCGGCCCGTTCGAACTGCTGGTCAAGGTTTATATCGAGGACGGGCAGGATATCGGGCGCTATGTAAACGAAAAAATCCATCTGCTGCCCCATATCAAGGACACCCAGACAATCATTACCTTCAACGCTTTCACCTGA
- a CDS encoding MurR/RpiR family transcriptional regulator: MKQQATKPTVAEQITQKADTLTASERKLAQALLGNYPMAGLETVATFAERCGVSAPTVLRFASKIGFDSYPDMQARLRGELEARLQSPLTRSSLPRSRNHSGHPMGELLHEMTEATISNIRTSLANINPAELQSAIELIGDCKGSVYILGGRFTSALAVYAYEHLRTMRSHVRRVSGQSAKWAEDLLDIGKRDVLLVFDVRRYQADVIAFAEAAAKQDAKIILFTDQWLSPIAQFARHVFPVRIETGTTWDSSAASMVMLETLLEGVGQHNPEQVRARIKHLEMLRRPPQS; this comes from the coding sequence GTGAAGCAGCAGGCTACAAAGCCAACGGTCGCCGAACAGATCACGCAAAAAGCCGATACACTGACCGCATCGGAACGCAAGCTCGCTCAGGCTCTGCTTGGTAACTATCCGATGGCCGGCCTTGAAACGGTGGCGACCTTCGCCGAACGGTGTGGTGTTTCTGCCCCAACGGTGCTGCGTTTTGCCAGCAAGATCGGCTTTGACAGCTATCCCGACATGCAGGCGCGTCTGCGCGGCGAACTCGAAGCCCGCCTGCAATCGCCTTTAACGCGAAGCAGCCTGCCCCGCTCGCGCAATCATTCCGGTCATCCGATGGGGGAATTGCTTCATGAAATGACTGAGGCCACCATCAGCAACATCCGCACAAGCCTTGCCAATATCAATCCGGCCGAACTGCAAAGTGCCATCGAACTGATCGGCGACTGCAAGGGATCGGTCTATATCCTTGGCGGGCGGTTCACCTCCGCCCTTGCGGTATATGCCTATGAACATCTGCGCACCATGCGAAGCCACGTTAGGCGCGTTTCGGGCCAAAGTGCCAAATGGGCCGAAGACCTTCTGGATATCGGCAAACGCGATGTGCTTCTGGTCTTTGACGTCCGGCGTTATCAGGCCGATGTCATTGCCTTTGCCGAGGCCGCCGCAAAACAGGACGCCAAAATCATCCTATTTACCGATCAGTGGCTCAGTCCAATTGCGCAATTCGCCCGGCATGTCTTTCCGGTGCGCATCGAAACCGGCACGACATGGGATAGCTCGGCGGCCAGTATGGTGATGCTTGAAACCCTGCTTGAAGGGGTCGGGCAGCATAACCCGGAACAGGTGCGTGCGCGCATCAAACATCTTGAAATGCTGCGCCGCCCGCCGCAATCGTAA
- a CDS encoding TRAP transporter small permease subunit, with translation MPEFIKTYVRWVDCVNRIIGRFAMYLIFAMLAVLLYSAATKLMEFPALWTLETAQFLMVSYFLLGGGYSMQLDSHVRMDLLYGALSPRKQAGLDAITILFLIFYLAFLLYGGVSSTAYAFEYGETSYSAWSPPMSPIKAIMTFGVFMMLLQAIATFFKDVAAACGESLS, from the coding sequence ATGCCTGAATTTATCAAGACCTACGTCAGATGGGTCGATTGCGTTAACCGGATCATCGGCCGGTTTGCGATGTATCTGATCTTTGCGATGCTTGCGGTGCTTTTATATTCGGCTGCGACCAAGCTTATGGAATTTCCGGCCCTTTGGACGCTGGAAACCGCGCAGTTCCTGATGGTCTCATATTTCCTACTGGGTGGGGGATATTCCATGCAGCTGGACTCGCACGTTCGGATGGATTTGCTGTATGGCGCATTGTCGCCGCGCAAACAGGCCGGGCTTGATGCGATCACCATCCTGTTTCTGATCTTTTATCTGGCGTTTCTGCTGTATGGCGGCGTTTCATCGACCGCCTATGCGTTCGAGTATGGTGAAACCAGTTATTCCGCGTGGTCGCCGCCGATGTCGCCGATCAAGGCGATCATGACCTTTGGCGTGTTCATGATGTTGCTGCAGGCGATTGCGACCTTTTTTAAGGATGTGGCAGCCGCCTGCGGGGAGAGCCTTTCATGA
- a CDS encoding TRAP transporter large permease, with the protein MSYEMIALLMFSTMMLMLLTGKRVFGAIGFVAVVFALGMWGDGGSEMAFSAAMKLMKWYPLLTLPLFVYMGYMLSESGLADDLYRMFHVWMGPVRGGLAIGTIVLMVAVSAMNGLSVAGMAIGASIALPELLRRGYDKIMVTGVIQAGSSLGILVPPSVVLVLYGMIARQPVGQLWLAGVFPGLLMAAMFIVYIAIRCWLQPDMGPALSKEERAEITWGDKIGLLKAGIVPLFIFFSMTGLFLMGITSLVESSAVGALAATIAAFAKRRLTRGVMEETLRKTLSISCMFMWIILAALAFGAVFDGLGAVKAIESFFVDQLGLGPWQILIMMQISFILMGMFLDDTAMLVIVAPLYVPLVGALGFDLVWYGVLYTITCQIAYMTPPFGYNLFLMRAMAPPEVTLKDIYKSITPFVIIMAMALGIVMVFPQIALWLPEWHYAR; encoded by the coding sequence ATGAGTTATGAGATGATCGCTCTTCTGATGTTTTCCACGATGATGCTGATGCTTCTGACTGGGAAACGGGTTTTTGGTGCCATTGGTTTTGTTGCCGTTGTCTTCGCGCTTGGCATGTGGGGGGATGGCGGTTCTGAAATGGCGTTCAGTGCCGCGATGAAGCTGATGAAGTGGTATCCGCTTCTCACGCTGCCGTTGTTTGTTTATATGGGTTACATGCTTTCCGAATCCGGTCTGGCAGACGATCTTTACCGGATGTTCCATGTCTGGATGGGGCCGGTCCGCGGTGGCCTTGCCATCGGGACGATTGTTTTGATGGTGGCGGTCTCGGCCATGAACGGGCTGAGCGTTGCGGGCATGGCGATCGGAGCGAGTATCGCGCTGCCGGAACTTTTGCGACGCGGCTATGACAAGATTATGGTGACCGGGGTTATTCAGGCGGGCAGTTCGCTTGGCATCCTTGTGCCGCCAAGTGTGGTTCTGGTGCTGTATGGCATGATCGCGCGTCAGCCTGTCGGGCAGCTTTGGCTGGCGGGGGTATTTCCCGGGTTGCTGATGGCCGCGATGTTCATCGTTTATATCGCCATTCGCTGCTGGCTGCAGCCCGATATGGGCCCGGCACTGAGCAAGGAAGAGCGCGCGGAAATCACCTGGGGTGACAAGATCGGATTGCTGAAGGCGGGGATTGTTCCGCTGTTCATCTTTTTCTCGATGACCGGTCTGTTCCTGATGGGGATTACGTCGCTTGTGGAAAGTTCGGCGGTGGGGGCACTTGCCGCGACCATTGCCGCCTTTGCCAAGCGTCGCCTGACCCGTGGGGTCATGGAAGAAACCCTTCGCAAGACACTTTCGATCAGCTGCATGTTTATGTGGATCATTCTGGCGGCACTGGCATTTGGTGCGGTGTTTGACGGGCTGGGTGCGGTCAAGGCGATTGAAAGTTTCTTTGTCGATCAGCTTGGACTTGGTCCGTGGCAGATCCTGATCATGATGCAGATTTCCTTCATCCTGATGGGCATGTTCCTTGATGACACGGCGATGCTGGTGATCGTGGCGCCGCTTTATGTGCCGCTGGTCGGCGCACTTGGTTTCGATCTGGTCTGGTATGGCGTGCTTTATACCATCACCTGCCAGATCGCCTATATGACGCCGCCGTTCGGCTACAACCTGTTCCTGATGCGTGCCATGGCCCCGCCAGAGGTGACGTTAAAGGACATCTATAAATCCATCACACCGTTTGTGATCATCATGGCGATGGCGCTTGGCATTGTGATGGTGTTCCCGCAGATCGCGCTGTGGCTGCCGGAATGGCATTACGCCCGGTAA
- a CDS encoding TRAP transporter substrate-binding protein, which translates to MTTRRDFMKKAGVATAAAGTTAFAAPYVKAQNAKITWRLQTYAGPALGEHVIKPAIDAFNKVANGEMEIELYYADQLVPTGELFRAMQRGTIDAVQSDDDSIAAPVDISVFGGYFPFATRYSLDVPVLFEEYGLNEIWDEAYGEVEGVKWLSAGSWDPCHFATVDPINSLEDLKGKRVFTFPTAGKFLSRFGVVPVTLPWEDIEVAVQTGELDGIAWSGITEDYTVGWADVTNYFLTNNISGAWCGSFFANEERWNELPEHLKVLFKLCMDSSHYYRQHWYWGGEAKLRTQGTKLKLTSIPDAEWATVEAEAHKFWDEIAQTSPRCARVVDIFKQYAAVMEKAGKPYRYS; encoded by the coding sequence ATGACGACGAGACGCGACTTTATGAAAAAAGCCGGTGTTGCAACCGCAGCAGCGGGTACGACCGCCTTTGCCGCACCTTATGTCAAGGCGCAGAATGCCAAGATCACCTGGCGTTTGCAGACCTATGCCGGTCCGGCACTGGGCGAGCATGTTATCAAGCCAGCGATTGATGCCTTTAACAAGGTCGCCAACGGTGAAATGGAAATCGAACTTTATTACGCCGATCAGCTGGTTCCGACCGGCGAGCTGTTCCGTGCCATGCAGCGCGGTACCATTGATGCGGTTCAGTCCGATGATGACTCGATTGCGGCCCCGGTCGATATTTCGGTCTTTGGCGGCTATTTCCCGTTTGCGACCCGTTACAGCCTTGACGTTCCGGTCTTGTTTGAAGAATACGGCCTGAATGAAATCTGGGACGAGGCATATGGCGAAGTTGAAGGTGTCAAATGGCTTTCGGCCGGTTCATGGGACCCGTGCCATTTTGCAACCGTTGATCCGATCAACAGTCTGGAAGACCTTAAAGGCAAACGCGTCTTTACCTTCCCGACGGCGGGTAAATTCCTGTCGCGCTTTGGCGTTGTACCGGTCACCCTGCCGTGGGAAGATATCGAGGTTGCCGTTCAGACCGGCGAGCTTGACGGGATTGCATGGTCGGGCATCACCGAGGATTACACGGTCGGTTGGGCCGATGTGACCAACTACTTCCTGACCAACAACATTTCCGGTGCATGGTGTGGTTCTTTCTTTGCCAACGAAGAACGTTGGAACGAACTTCCGGAACATCTGAAAGTTCTGTTCAAGCTGTGCATGGACAGCTCGCACTATTATCGCCAGCATTGGTACTGGGGTGGTGAAGCCAAGCTTCGGACCCAGGGTACGAAGCTGAAGCTGACTTCGATCCCCGATGCGGAATGGGCGACGGTTGAAGCCGAAGCACATAAATTCTGGGACGAGATTGCACAGACCAGCCCGCGTTGCGCCAGAGTTGTGGACATCTTCAAACAGTATGCTGCCGTGATGGAAAAAGCGGGCAAGCCGTATCGTTACAGCTAA
- a CDS encoding glutamine synthetase family protein, whose product MQAKDVKTADDARKLIKERDIKFVKIGIFDVDGIMRGKYMHREKFLSALDSGFAFCDVVLGWDSNDQLYDKSEFTGWHTAYPDAPVRVIPESCRELPMEDDTVLFLGEFEGRAETVCPRGTLRRVLDKADKMGYDVSAACEFEFFLFEEDPHSVREKNYRNLKNITPGFYGYSMLRNSVHSEFYHDLLELGESMDFPIEGLHTETGPGVLEAALTHDEAMKAADKAALFKTFTKVLAQRAGWMATFMAKWSPDWPGQSGHMHVSLKGKDGRAAFYDANKPHNMSDEMRWFLGGQQKLMPELLSMVACTVNSYSRLVPGFWAPTTATWGVENRTTALRVIPGSAKSQRVEYRIAAADINPYIALSAAIGSGLWGIENKIEPGDMVVGNAYAQEFPDDTTLPATLYEAAGRLRKSEAAKSLFGEEFVTHYAQSREWEEREFRKAITDWELQRYFEII is encoded by the coding sequence ATGCAGGCGAAGGATGTCAAAACCGCCGATGACGCACGAAAACTGATTAAGGAACGAGACATCAAATTCGTCAAAATCGGTATTTTCGACGTCGACGGAATCATGCGCGGCAAATACATGCATCGCGAAAAATTCCTGTCGGCACTCGATTCCGGTTTTGCCTTTTGTGATGTGGTTCTGGGTTGGGATTCAAATGACCAGCTCTATGACAAATCCGAGTTTACAGGATGGCACACGGCATATCCGGATGCACCGGTGCGCGTGATCCCCGAAAGCTGCCGCGAATTGCCGATGGAAGACGATACCGTTCTGTTCCTTGGCGAGTTCGAGGGACGGGCGGAAACCGTGTGCCCGCGTGGCACATTGCGCCGTGTCCTCGATAAAGCCGATAAGATGGGATATGACGTTTCGGCCGCCTGCGAGTTCGAGTTTTTCCTTTTCGAGGAAGACCCGCATTCCGTGCGCGAGAAAAACTATCGCAATCTGAAGAACATCACACCGGGCTTTTACGGTTATTCAATGCTGCGCAATTCCGTGCATTCGGAATTCTATCATGACCTGCTTGAACTGGGTGAAAGCATGGATTTCCCGATTGAGGGACTTCATACCGAAACCGGTCCGGGTGTGCTGGAAGCCGCCCTGACCCATGATGAGGCGATGAAAGCCGCCGATAAGGCTGCACTTTTCAAGACTTTTACCAAGGTTTTGGCCCAGCGCGCGGGATGGATGGCGACATTCATGGCGAAATGGTCCCCCGATTGGCCGGGACAGTCGGGGCATATGCATGTTTCGCTTAAGGGCAAAGATGGCCGGGCGGCGTTTTATGATGCGAACAAGCCCCATAACATGTCCGATGAAATGCGTTGGTTCCTTGGCGGCCAGCAAAAATTGATGCCGGAACTGTTGTCTATGGTCGCATGTACGGTAAACAGTTATTCCCGTCTGGTTCCGGGTTTTTGGGCACCAACCACGGCGACATGGGGTGTTGAAAATCGTACCACAGCCCTTCGCGTTATTCCGGGAAGTGCCAAGTCACAACGTGTCGAATATCGGATTGCGGCGGCGGATATCAATCCTTATATCGCGCTTTCAGCGGCCATCGGTTCCGGGCTTTGGGGCATTGAAAACAAGATCGAGCCGGGTGACATGGTTGTGGGCAATGCCTATGCCCAGGAATTCCCCGACGATACGACACTGCCAGCAACGCTTTATGAAGCAGCCGGACGCCTGCGCAAATCCGAGGCGGCAAAATCATTGTTTGGCGAAGAATTCGTAACCCATTACGCCCAGTCGCGTGAATGGGAAGAACGCGAGTTCCGCAAGGCGATTACGGATTGGGAATTACAGCGTTACTTCGAAATTATTTGA
- a CDS encoding aldehyde dehydrogenase family protein has product MSESLRTISPVDGSVYVERPLAGATEINKALDVARAAQAEWRRVPVATRQQILRKAVAAFVAKKDEIAAEISWQMGRPISQAGGEVAGFKERADYMIDIAPEALGDYNPGEKAGFNRFIRREALGVVAIIAPWNFPYLTAVNGVVPALMAGNAVVLKHSHQTPLCAERFAEAFEAAGLPKGLFQYLHLSHADAEKLMGDIRVDFVNFTGSVPGGHAVQKAVGSKFIATGMELGGKDPAYIRADVNLDHAVENIIDGAFFNTGQSCCGIERIYAHESVFDAFAEKTADLVSQYRLGSPIDTNTNLGPMVRTSSAAFVRGQVADAIRDGAKALVDPAKFAANKEGTPYLAPQVLINVDHSMRVMTEESFGPVVGIMKVKSDEEAIALMNDSEFGLTASIWTADEDVALSIGDRLQTGTVFMNRADYLDPALAWTGVKNSGRGCTLSKLGYESLTRPKSFHLRTTI; this is encoded by the coding sequence ATGTCTGAGAGTTTACGCACCATCTCGCCGGTTGATGGATCTGTTTATGTCGAACGCCCGCTTGCCGGTGCGACCGAGATCAACAAGGCCCTTGATGTTGCCCGTGCGGCCCAAGCCGAATGGCGCCGCGTGCCCGTTGCCACCCGTCAGCAAATCTTGCGCAAGGCAGTTGCCGCCTTTGTCGCCAAGAAAGACGAAATTGCCGCCGAGATCAGCTGGCAGATGGGCCGCCCGATTTCACAGGCCGGTGGTGAAGTTGCCGGTTTCAAGGAACGTGCCGATTACATGATCGACATCGCGCCCGAGGCGCTTGGCGATTACAATCCGGGCGAAAAGGCCGGTTTTAACCGCTTTATCCGCCGCGAGGCATTGGGCGTTGTTGCGATTATCGCTCCGTGGAATTTTCCGTATCTGACAGCGGTTAACGGTGTTGTTCCGGCCCTTATGGCCGGCAATGCGGTGGTGTTGAAACATTCGCACCAGACCCCGCTTTGTGCCGAACGTTTCGCCGAGGCATTTGAAGCCGCCGGTTTGCCCAAGGGCCTGTTCCAGTATTTGCATCTTAGCCATGCGGATGCCGAAAAGCTGATGGGCGATATCCGGGTTGATTTCGTTAATTTCACCGGTTCGGTTCCGGGCGGTCATGCCGTGCAAAAGGCCGTGGGCAGCAAGTTTATTGCCACCGGTATGGAGCTTGGCGGCAAAGACCCGGCCTATATCCGGGCGGATGTTAATCTGGACCATGCCGTGGAAAACATCATTGACGGGGCGTTCTTTAACACCGGTCAGTCGTGTTGCGGGATTGAACGCATTTATGCCCATGAAAGCGTGTTTGACGCGTTTGCCGAAAAAACCGCCGATTTGGTATCGCAATACCGCCTTGGCAGCCCGATTGATACCAATACCAATCTTGGTCCGATGGTGCGGACATCATCGGCCGCCTTTGTGCGCGGACAGGTTGCGGATGCGATCCGTGACGGTGCCAAGGCATTGGTTGATCCGGCGAAATTTGCCGCCAATAAAGAAGGCACGCCATATCTGGCACCACAGGTTTTGATCAATGTCGATCATTCTATGCGCGTGATGACCGAGGAAAGCTTTGGCCCGGTTGTCGGCATCATGAAGGTGAAATCCGACGAGGAAGCCATCGCGTTGATGAATGACAGCGAATTCGGTTTGACGGCGTCAATCTGGACCGCAGATGAAGACGTCGCGCTTTCGATTGGTGACCGTCTTCAGACCGGGACGGTTTTCATGAACCGTGCAGATTACCTTGATCCGGCATTGGCTTGGACGGGTGTCAAGAATTCGGGACGTGGTTGCACGCTTTCGAAACTGGGATACGAATCTTTGACCCGGCCGAAAAGCTTTCACCTGCGGACCACGATTTAA